One genomic segment of Rhizobium sp. 11515TR includes these proteins:
- a CDS encoding NAD(P)/FAD-dependent oxidoreductase — protein sequence MHAPTRSSKAVVVGGGIFGVSTAVHLARLGVQTTLINDGPLANGASGRSLAWLNSARRRSDAYHRLRLAGIDRYRTLSARYPDAAWLRFDGGLTWDADEADNDIAAVFDYERDLGYHAQLLTSGEIAKVTPGVDASAVTQQGAIFNPGEGWVDLPSLIGVLAEEFRALGGEIVTDAGRAAIKVEDGCARGVTTANGAHWTADAVLLAVGGEVPAIVAEAGQHIGDDTPIALLVRTKPVKHPLKAVLNTPKVAIRPTPDGAFALDSAWSEEEVIVKNDGSYEIKPSTLEGLLREASKVLEGNPKLEIGDYGVGPKPIPGDGEPVFGELQAIPGYFVAFSHSGATLGLIAGELLADEIATGKRHPLLTSFRPERFAR from the coding sequence ATGCATGCTCCCACTCGTTCTTCAAAAGCCGTTGTTGTCGGCGGCGGTATCTTCGGTGTTTCCACGGCCGTTCATCTCGCGCGGCTTGGCGTTCAGACAACGCTGATCAACGACGGCCCACTGGCGAATGGCGCATCGGGCCGCTCGCTCGCCTGGCTCAATTCCGCAAGGCGCCGCTCCGATGCCTATCATCGGCTGCGTCTCGCCGGCATCGACCGCTATCGCACGCTTTCCGCAAGATATCCGGACGCGGCATGGCTACGCTTCGACGGCGGCCTGACCTGGGATGCCGACGAAGCCGATAACGACATTGCCGCCGTCTTCGATTACGAGCGTGACCTTGGCTATCATGCACAATTGCTGACGTCGGGTGAGATTGCGAAAGTGACGCCGGGAGTCGATGCAAGCGCCGTCACGCAGCAGGGGGCAATCTTCAATCCGGGCGAGGGCTGGGTCGATCTGCCGTCCCTGATTGGCGTTCTTGCCGAAGAGTTTCGGGCATTGGGCGGCGAAATCGTCACCGATGCCGGCCGGGCGGCTATCAAGGTGGAGGATGGCTGCGCCCGCGGCGTCACGACTGCGAATGGCGCCCATTGGACCGCCGATGCCGTATTGTTGGCGGTCGGCGGCGAGGTGCCGGCGATCGTTGCGGAAGCCGGTCAGCATATTGGCGACGATACGCCGATCGCTCTTCTCGTCCGGACGAAGCCGGTCAAGCATCCCCTGAAGGCTGTGCTGAATACGCCGAAAGTTGCCATCCGGCCCACTCCTGACGGCGCTTTTGCGCTCGATTCGGCCTGGTCCGAAGAAGAGGTTATCGTAAAGAACGATGGCAGCTATGAAATCAAACCTTCGACACTCGAAGGGCTGCTGCGGGAAGCTTCAAAGGTCTTAGAAGGGAACCCGAAGCTCGAAATCGGCGACTACGGCGTTGGCCCTAAGCCCATTCCGGGTGATGGCGAGCCGGTTTTCGGCGAATTGCAGGCGATCCCGGGCTATTTCGTTGCCTTCAGCCATAGCGGTGCCACTCTCGGTCTGATCGCAGGCGAACTGCTTGCCGACGAGATCGCCACTGGCAAGCGTCATCCGCTTCTGACCTCTTTCCGGCCGGAACGCTTTGCCAGATAG